The Neodiprion lecontei isolate iyNeoLeco1 chromosome 6, iyNeoLeco1.1, whole genome shotgun sequence sequence CGAGTATTCAGGCAGCGAGAGATTTGCTGTCACGTTTTATCCGCGTTTTAGCGAACGTCGACGATCCTTATCCTTCGTTTGTGATCCGGGCATGTAACTTGAAGCGCCGGTGTACGGATAATTGCACGGATAGAAAGAGCGACGAtagcaatattttttcctcgaaaCATTCAATTATATCGTAcgataattacaaaattatcatttttaagtGAATTTCTCTGATTCTGATTTCTTGCGAAACGATACAACGTATTATGtgtaaatacgtataataagcatatatttaaaaaataaatcacaagATTCTTGGTAAAGCCTTGACCCTGTTGACTAATGGTGGAACGGTATCGTGGAACGATAAGTTCTCAAATCATCTCGGGAGGAAAAAACTTACAGACGTGATTCTGAAATGTATATCGTTGTACGAAAACTGTGCGCAGCTTCTGCGGCTGGATTGATACGAAACGGTTTACTTTCCCGGATTCTTTGATATCTCGATTCGTTTGCATCAAAGTGTGGAACGTCTGTGTCTGTCGTACGTCTTCTAACAGTTGTTCGACGGTCTTCCGGTTCTCGAAAGCAGACAGACATTTCCCGGGTGTATAAATTTAGCCCACACTTCGACGgtggataaaaaaagaacCCCCGTTTGTGAGGGCAAAGAGCCGATTCGGGGGAACGTTAAaaggtaaaataataatagaacaaaataaataaaaagacgGAAATAAAGGAATGTATTATTGACTCGATAATGGATCAGCCGAGTTAAGCTTCCGTCTTCTTCGATCGGTCACTGGCACTGTCCCGAGCTTTTCGACGAGCGATTATCCCGACGACAATCGGCCGGGGAATTGAAACAGGCGTAACGTAAATacttaataatatataatacgagAAGCGATTTTGAATCTACCGCGTGGGGGATAAATCTACGCAACTTGTATACGTTATGTATATCGCACCGTGCACCACGTGCCCCATTCTGATTATTACTATAAAAGCTCTGAATCTCAGTGGAGGCTGCGACCTTTGCTACTGACTGTCACAACGGTTCATAGACCGATAATGGAGCACTGTGTGCCTTACGAGGGTTACACGTACTATACTACTGCGACATTCATGTATATCCACAGGAGTGTTAGGTGAGATAATTTCACGTATCGCTATTACGGTATTAAGCGGGTGAACGTCATTTAACCGCGCGTAAATCGctctacattttatttttcctccattAACTTATCTCGATTAatgttgatattattattctcatttAGTCCAGAAAGAAAATGCAtttgatattataaatatgtatactcTCTCACATTTATTGCGCACAAGTTTTAAATCTACGCTGTTAACcgcaagcaaaaaaaaaaaaaaaacaaaaaaaacactgGCGTGTTATTTTTGGGGGAGTATTTTTCCCCTCGAGGTTTTAGCCCTAAAGAAACACGGACGTGTGGCTTggggtaaaattatttttaaaaccaGTCCCACGTCCCCCTTTATATTTCTGTTGCTACCGTGATTACGTGGCGTGGGGTGATAAgttgtgattatttttttatggaaaaacTCAGGTATCTAGAccggcgaaaaaaaaagtgtaagaTATCGACGCGAAGCTCATGATTCCGACTCCACGAAAttcattttgtttaaattcaacggtttatttttattattatcattataactgttattattattactattattattattattattattaatatgcATCTCttcgaagaataaaaataacctTTGTCACTTGGTTATAGTTTGACAGAATTATTTCTAAGAACCGAAATCTATTTGACAgagctgaaatttttgatGATTTCCTAGAAAATAATCGCAATGTGACTGAATTTGTATTTCCTAATTAGTCAAAGTTGACTCATGCTTCAGTTTGTTTAATAATTACCGAAACGGCAGCACCAGCACCAGCACCACCGGCACACGTGTTAAAACACACTTTACCTATCTGTAATCGGTTTGTACGTTAAATACATGTTATAAAAAGTGAACGTTGGGAAAATAAACGAGTATCTAACGCAACTGTCACGCGATCGATCGTCGTCGAGAATCTATAACCAAGAGGAATTTAACTAACCAACAAATAGGTATAAAATTTGCCACGAGTgcgaaataagaaaaaagggAATAACATATgtaataaacaaattatttaaGTACGTTTGATTTAGAATACGAAACTGGGTTGCTGACGCGtcgagttttgtttttttcttcaacgccTGCACGCGATTTATCcttgaaaagaatatttttcctcGTCCGCACGAACCGTTGAACAAATTGTCGATcaggtatgtacgtacgatACATGATGCAATATGGGCGAATCCCAAAGCCACAAATAATCGAGGATATTCCGGGTGAATCAAGGActcgatattttttcgttCAGTTTATTAAGAATTTTTCGCCCTTTGAGAgcatttattaaattattgtaCTCCTGGAATATGACGTGATGATTTTtctccgaaaaaaaaaacaaagtgaaattgtaaaattctaAGCAATAGCTTGTACAGGGTACCGatgttgaatttcaaattgctTAAAAATCATCAAAGACGTAGAATATTCGTTTCACGCTACGacggtttattttattcaagacCATTTTCCATCACCGTCAAAACCTATCACGCtactttttttccatcacgTTGATATCGTTAACTAGTAATTTTATAACATAGCATCGACATTGACTCTGATAAAAACATGCATACAACGTTGAATTtgatattgagaaaaaaatgtgtttgaCCGAATTTAAAGCAATGCATCATGGAGTAAAATTGAGGGCGTCATTTaagttttttacaatttcgtGAAGGTGATTTAATAAGTTTAGTTATGAAATTATACTTTTCGCCTCGATTTTCGTattgaaaatcattatacTCAGACTACATTATAATGTATCAGtttgataaatattcaacgtgcgactatctcgtaataaaattaccGAAAAGTATTCAGACTCGTGAAAATGTTTCCTCGATAGTTTAGTATTCGAGCTCACAATTTCtctatctataaaaaaaatgtcacgtaaAAATATGGGGAATTCGAATTCTTTTAGCGGGTGAAACGACGTCTGTAACCCTGTACAAAATGCGCGCGAATATCAGAGACACGTAACAGGTGCCGATTGTGCCTAACGCGAGTATAAGGTGTAGATAAATACATGTCGTATACGTTAGAGGCGTTGCGTAGTACGTACGCATTTACGTTACACGCATCTGCGTACGTACGAATTCACCTGCAGGCTGCAATCCCAGCTGAATGAAGCTGTCGCGTACGTCGCATTACAGAGCTGGGAATAGATACACTTGTAAACCAATCGGCGAAAGTGGATTCCCGTTTGTGCCAACCGCTTCCTTCATCGACTAACGGATTTATACAAATCGTCTTTTTGTCAAACTCTCGATCGTTGCAAATTTTCTGCATCGGAAAAAATACGCGCAGTACCGACCTACTGTTAGTATGAGTTTCTTGTTCTCACCAGTTTTGTACGAATTTATACGTATTAGACTGTATCGGAAAGAAATCGactaagtttttttttttttccaaaatacaAGTCGAAAGTATTGTTTCAACCGGCGAAACAAGAATGCTGTTCAAGTTTGagctcttaataataatatttagagATGCATCGtcgcgattttctatttcccatttaaataacatgggaaaactttgtttcaaactttgcaattttataactcgtcaacGCATTAGTGTACTGCTAAGGTCAGAAGATATTTTTATAGGGAATTGAACGTTCTACAAAAGAGATCTCTCGTCGTTTTACGATAAATCTACTCTTTATTCAAGGTCCTTTGTTGACTTTTGAcattgaataacttttgaaagagtagatCTATCATAAAACGATGAGAGACCTTTTCCGTAGCACGTTCAATTCCCTGCAGAAATACTTTCTGATCTTATCAGTACACTAATGCgttgacgagttataaaattgcaaggtttaaaacaaaattctcccatattatttaaatgggaCATAGAAAGTCGAAATGactctaaatattaatattaagagccgAAACTTGAACAGTgtctttttttcgtcatttcgtacaattttttcaacttgagttttgaataaaaaatggtcAATCTTTTTTATAAAGTCCCATACTCGTCACTTGGTGAATTTGTATAACCTGCAGGAAGGTAATGAAAAATCGGATCGTTCAGCTGGTCTTCCGAATGGGGTGAAAATTCGACTTTCCTTCCCTAGTCTATTCTTCTCTGGGATAAAACGAGTACCCGTGTCGCCGCAGCATCTTCACCGGCCGCACGACACGGCGTGAAAGTATTGTGTACAATCAGCATCCCACTTTTGGAACGGTTTCGTAACCGCGGATAACGTACAAGTGTTCGGTTGTGTGTGACACCGATTGCACAACGGTGGTATACTCGGAATGCAAAGTAGTGATTCGGTGCGAAACGATTTGATCTGTTTATAATGTATCGGGGCTGCGGAGCGTGCAGCTTAAATTTAGAGCACCGTGGATTATTGCCGTAGTTAATTTCCAAGCCTAATCTCGAGGATCTATCCGCTTCGTTTCAATTCCCCAAAAACGTCACGGTTCTttgtatttcttattttttttttattatcagtTTTTTTCCACTTAGTAACGACTGTGATTAACATTCTTTCAATAAACTCAAAGACGAATCGCAAGGCCAGAGAAAGTGCGGGGGATTCCAAATATCACCGCGATTATACCATAGTAGATTGATGAGCATAAATTACttttattatgtatatatatatatacattttatcGACGACGGCCGCGTGTTTTCGATTTAACTGGTAACAAAAGGTATTGTTGAGAAATTTCCGACTAAGGTAAAACCCGAACATTCATATTccattgatttatttatataacaatcgcaattatatacatatatatatatatatatacatatatatatatatagcacGTGTGCGTCCCTCGGTTAATTTCAAGAGTACGTAACTTTACGCTTACTGCTGTGTAAACACATATAACGAGCACTAAAAATTCCGCGAACACTTGTGAAAGAATTAAACATTTCGCGTGTACCGCGTGTGtatgttaataataaaaccTGTACACGATTTCGATTTGATTCAGGAAGTAAAACCGCAATTTCTCCACTTCCTACTTATCAACTCGAAACCTGAAATCCATGTTAATTCACCCAAAGCGAGGTGGCAAGGCGTGATGTGGCGGTCGGCATTGTAAATAACCGAATTCCAAAACCACTTCCGCGAAGAATTTCACACGCCCGTTAAAAGTTCGCCGTATTCACTATTGCTAGTGATTTTCTTACCGCgggaaaaaatttgtgcaAAATTAATACcagattgaaaagaaattcagCATTGCAGTTTGATGACGCGAGGAAAACCGCGCCAAGAATCACGACTCAAAGTCTTTCATCCGAAGCGACAACGTTGTTCTCTAATGACCGCAGAATTATATACACCTATATAGGTGTACGTGTACGTATCTCTGTTATATACACACGACGTGAAATCACGATTGCGGTGTAATTTGACTTGCACTTTAAATATACGTGCACTTATGTCACGTGCGCCATTCTTCATCGGCAATCTCGCAACCTGCGCACTCACGTATCGCTCAACAGGCACTGCAAATGTTAAACAAAGGATAAGAGTGCACCACTGCAAACGTTGAAAGGAACCCGCAAAGGtcaaacaaaaatatacatcGGTTAAGGGGTGCGTCCTGGAATGCAAGGATCGCCATCGCATCGGGTCACTTGAGCAACCGAATAGCGGGAGTGTCGGAATTCCGATTCCATTCGTGCCCTATTCCGTAAatcggtttctttttctttcgccGATCCTTAACGTTACACGTTTGATCGCTCGTTTTCTGCAGCAGCGACAGTCATTGCCTCTCTCTTCTTGATCATCGATTCTCCATTTTTCAACAGATCTCCGAGTCCCGAGGGTAAAATGTTTGGAAAAAGACTCCGTGATCGTTTTAATAGAAATCAGTGTATTTACAGTCGGCGttagtttttaaaattcatcgaaTAGATTCCACGCGAGAAAGATATTGAGAGAATAATTCTCCGAACCCATCCCAGATACGTATGCCCGTTCCAGTCGCATTGATCGTTTGTACAACCATCCGAAGGCTTTTGAGATCGTCCAACGATCCACGATTTATGGTCACGGTTTGAGCGTTTGCATTTAGCATCTCGACGATGATCGGGAATCCAGTATTACCTTAACGCGTGTCTCGCGAACAGCGGGGCGAAGGCCATGGCGCCACACACCAGGCCGTGATGTAAAGTGTGTAAAGTAGAGAGACAGATGCGGTATCAAGAGCAGTAGCAGGGGACCGGTACCTAGACCTACATAAAAGGAATTCTTACAAAACTATGCAAGCACTGCACGGTTCGATCGAGATATGATACGAGTACCGCAGACAGCGAATGTAACGTCGTCGCGCGTTTAGCCGCAGGATTGTCCGAAGGTCCGCGAACCTTGGCTCGCGTCGTGAGGGGTATTCACGGTATCCAATGGTCCTGGAAACGATGTCcttgaattttattatcgtATCGTTGGATCGTACGACGTATGGAATATGCTTTCAGGTACCTTCCGCGTCCAGGATGCGAGTGCTAGGACGAGTGGTGGCGGTACTGGCGTGGATGGTGTTCAGGACGCACCTTGTATCGGCGCAGTCGCCGCACCTTGGTGGAGCCGTGAACGTCTTCAGCAGGTACGGTTACCTGAGCATAAGCATGAGGGTGGTGCCGAGGAACGACACGGAGAGTTGGATATTCCGCGAGCCGACGTTGGACGTCTTCCTGAACCCGGTTGCGGCGCCGCCGCGTCCGCAGGACAAAAACGCGGTGCTTAAGGGCGACTTTCACATGGAGTTTTGCGACAACATAAGACAGCTACTCCAGGCCTACTTTAGGGACTTTACGTTCGAGAGACTGGACAGACCCTGGCGAGCCTTCACCGCGAGTTGGTCGAGGACGGCGATAGCCAGGCACCTTGGTATAAACGCGTCGTTCGCTACCGGGGACCATTGTTACGTCCTCGTTCGCGTTGCCAGATTCAGGGAAAGCCAGCGGCTCAACGCACCCGTGGATTCTCTCAATCTCGACGAGGCGATAGCGCGGGAAGTCGAAAACGTCACGATCGGGGATTACGGAAGCGTAATTAGATTCGTGAGAAACTTCGGATCGCACTACGTGTCGTCCTACGTGACGGGAAATTCACTCTATCAGGCAAGTTGCACATTATCGTCGAAGGAGTAATATCCTCAGGCGTTTCTCTTTTCTTGTCGAGTTTCAATACACGCGTATACAATAAATAACGTACCTACCGCAACGAGGTGAGACCAGTGACCGACCTTAGCGGCCTTCTGCCCTTTCGTATACCAATTTTTCACCAAGTCACACGCTTTCGCGATTTTACCAGCAGACGTTTATCGCCGAATACGAACCAGCCAAAGCTATAATAAGGTAGGTATAAGGTACACGTGTGTAGCGCGACGATCGTAGTGGAGCATGTAATTGCGTACCTTGGAATGGATAAAATTCCTCGGCAATTATGCCGCCACGCGTGTAACGGACGCAAACATAGACAGACGGACAGACGCGCGCGGTAGCCGAGAAATCATATCGGTTCTGTTGTCTCTAATTAAGGCCACGTGCATTGTTTCAGGTGTTCGTGTACACGCCGCAGGTGTATTCGCGTATAAAAGGAAGACTGAAGTCCCGTGGCGTTGGTGAACTCTCCACGTCCGAGCTGAACAATTTCTTTTCGCCATGGTACGCGGAGCACATGGGGGCCATACAATCGGCCAGTGGAAACAGATCTGTCGAGGCGTGGGCGGTCGACCGACTGCGAGTGCAATACTACATATTCACCTACGCGAGTTTGTTGAAACTTCACGGCGACGTGCCGCTGCTACGTCAGCTGGATTCCCTCCTCGGCAACGAGGCCCTGCTTCAGCTTCAGCTCCGGACCCTGGAGCCACTCTTCAAGAATCATCCGGCGCGACTCGCGTGGTTTCGCGaaataattgacaattttttcaaactctgcgAAGTGAACGTGTGAACAGAGAGATTTTCTAGATCAATCGAATTACGACATGATAACATGATATGTAGGGAAGACAGTGATGTAAACTTTGTATGTACGATACGGATAGAGAGATGATCCGTAAAGAACGTTGGcgatgtacgtacgtacgtacacgtatgtatgtacggaCAGAAATCGACGTCAAGATCGTCAAGTGCCTTTTGCGATGTTTCGTTATAcacgtattatattatacaatgtaCTGTACAGTTTCTATGAGAAATGgtcattttcgtttcttttttggaAAATCGGTCGTTTCAACGACGCGATTGAGATATGTAACCATCTTCGGTGCATCGTGATATGAACATGTTCAACTTTCCGCATGTAATAACTtttataagtatacatatttattagGGTGCTTCACccgagaaaattaattttttgttttatcagaAAACTGTTGTttatgatgaaaaacaaactcCTTGCAAATTTGAGCTCGATCGGATAAGATTTAGAGGTCCCGCTTTCGAGCATTCGtttttatatattaaaatGACACGTAAAAAACTGCTTAGCTGAAAATATTcgacgaaaacgaaaaataataaaaacttttattttctttgaatttaatacgattatttttcattattcgttttttttcattttaatcgaataaaatatcgACGTAGAAGCGTTTTTTGTACCAAATATTCTTgcctacaaaaaaggtctcttgatatttttcattttcgtctaTATTTTCACGCGATATCGACGGTGAGTTGAGTCGAGCTTTTTTTTACGTGTCATTTCaatgtaaaaacgaaaacttaAAATCGCGAGCCCTAAATATTATCTAATCGAGCTCAAATTTGCAGGggatttgtttttcataataaaCAACAGTTTTATGAAGAAGCAGCACAGAagagatataattttttttttttgtgaaccaccctaataaatatgtataccaTCTATATCAGAtttacacgtatgtacgtacgatTGATATGAATTTGAGAtaaagaaactgaaaaaacAAGCAACAacgtgtgtatacatacataggtgCTCAAAAGTGATCTTGAATTGACTATTGCGTTAATAACCGCTGTATAACGTTCCTCGCGATCGTGAGATCGTTCACATTTAAAAACAGactgattaattatttatacacacgcATTTGTCAACCTAAGCGAAgaggtatacgtatgtatatgaataCATATTACACGTATGCATATGCATATACTGAAAACACGAAATATAATCACtgttattgttataaataagtatttattatataatagttaatacaaaaacattttatacaaacgcttctttttatttttttaattatcgtttttttttttaaattttttttttttttttttttatattctaccTATGTCACCGGCATTATTCTCACTGTTCTATTAGCCTAGATATACGGTATACGATTCGGTGACCTTGGAAGAAGATACCGATCGATATTACTGACGAACAATTCAATTCCAGTATTTCTTTAGCATTACAAAAAGAAGAggtattaataaaaattgaaatcagtCTACTGTGATCGTGACAGTTTCATGAAACTGTACGTCCGTAAGCGAACGTTGATTCGTCAAGCCAGCTTGCCCATTAAAAAGtctttcgaatttttccaaaaGACTTTGTAATGAAATTCGATCTCGGAATAAAGTATATTGACGCAACGTGTAAGAAACGATGTGACGGTAATATTGGCGATGAACAAATGCTGATCATTGGTAAAATTAGCAATTGAATAAAGCCGAATCGTGATCTGTTTACTTACATTGCATATGAGCAGTTAAGTGCTGAGAACAAGCTTAATAAGAGAGACATCGTTATTAAATATTGATAAGCGAACAATATTCGTACCAATGGTACGAAGGAGGCACACGCTCGTTTCAAATTGTAAACGCCCGTAATTCTATCTTGTTGCTGGTTGCAGCCCACGATTGGTCTGCAGAACCATCGATACAATCCGCAAATCAAGAATCAAGTCAAAAATTAGCTGCACTAGTAACGATCTCCACACTTTTCGGATAGAATTCCTTCCTGTTGATTCTTCAAGTGATTCGTGTCGGTCGATATGGAATATATACCATTCGTGTCTCTTATTAGTCTCGTTGTACCAATAAACTCACAGTCTTCGGCCTGTTACCACTTAACGAGGACCTCACTGcattatttgaattatgaTTCTACTTCATTAAATAACTATTTTGATCATTGGTCAGGATTTGTTAAATCATGATATTGCCATTGCCTTTATTTGTTTCTATTAAATTTCTCTTTCACAGTGTGAAGTTACGCTCAGTTGTGAGATTAGACAAATTTAAACCATTTAATGGTAACCTGACGCAATTACCAATATTCAGAGTTTACACTGAGGTTCAATAAGACAGCTGGACAAAAGATTTGGCACACGCGCAACTCGAGTGTATAGATTttttggaggatttttatctaggaaattttatttgaatgcCTGGCAAGAGGtatttgttttgaaatttagCTCGATAGAAAAACGTGGATTCTTCaaatatcattttcattcatttaggcaaaatttttataatattttctttttttaatccaTATATTTTCAGGTGCTCTATACAACTATAATATTCTCACTATACGAATTCGAGACACCCGGAACAATTGGGAAAATTTCTATTTGGGTTGGAATTATACTAAATATTTACACTTCTCGGCTTTTCAAATTGAGTGgtaataatattacaataGGCAacggtataaattttcactacAGGCCTAACAATAATATTGTGATTTTTCGGCGTCGTAAGAATTAATCAGTCATATCTATGCCAAGGACCCATCAACATCGTTATTGtcaaaaattaacaatgatAGTCACAGTACGTATTACGTATGCGTGCTACATATA is a genomic window containing:
- the LOC107219967 gene encoding torso-like protein — encoded protein: MRVLGRVVAVLAWMVFRTHLVSAQSPHLGGAVNVFSRYGYLSISMRVVPRNDTESWIFREPTLDVFLNPVAAPPRPQDKNAVLKGDFHMEFCDNIRQLLQAYFRDFTFERLDRPWRAFTASWSRTAIARHLGINASFATGDHCYVLVRVARFRESQRLNAPVDSLNLDEAIAREVENVTIGDYGSVIRFVRNFGSHYVSSYVTGNSLYQVFVYTPQVYSRIKGRLKSRGVGELSTSELNNFFSPWYAEHMGAIQSASGNRSVEAWAVDRLRVQYYIFTYASLLKLHGDVPLLRQLDSLLGNEALLQLQLRTLEPLFKNHPARLAWFREIIDNFFKLCEVNV